TGGCAGTTCAAAATAGGACGTGTATAAACAACTTCGAATCACTGTATCTCGAGGACATAAAACAGATAAACAAAACTCACGGTTCTCTTTTGGCAACACTTGAGAGCAGATATCCTGATAAATTACATGTTCTTCTTTGGCTCAATGGAAATCAAATCAAGGTTAGCAATACCTTAGCGTCGAACTTTAAATGCGTAGAGCCCACGTCTGGAGTTGCATGTTATGCGACTTGCTTCATCTACTATAAAAATGACATGAGTTGTGACAGAATGGTTGCTATTAGAATACTTAAACTAGGAAGTAAAACCACCTACCATTGGATGAGCAATGGTaagtatgttattaaaatatcatGTATTGCGttttatgtaatataaataatagtttagacaacatgaataaaataataataaacgaaTAGTTTTATTCAGCGTAGCATGTTGATTTTAATGGCGAACATGTGAACTGTCCCTTAATTAGCAGTAAATGTGTGACAGGCACAATGGAGAGACCTATTTGGTCTTATGTATGTGGACTCACTCACATTTGGAGTATTAAACCATGCGTTTTGGAGCCGTACTGTAATACATTTCTAATATTTACTTAATATAGTAAAGAGTCAATATATATCCGCAAGTTTTGGCATCTTCAATGTATTCCTAAACGAGTGTAAATTGAATTTACCACGCATAAATGATTGTTTGTAGTTATCTGATGATACATATATTGATCCCATAATAATCATATTTGATGAGTGAGCAACAAACTATTTTGGACTTAATACATATCTTATTAAATGCTTACTTACGGAAAGTCTTTGATTGAATGTTCGTCCTTTTTTCACTCAAGTTTTATGTAAATCTGCATATATTTGCTGACGACGTTAATGTTATTAATCAAAATCGTATTGATGATAATACACAACGTCTTTGTTTTAGGGACGATGCAGTGGTATGATAGCGTTAAAGGATTACAATATTATCGACCAAGCAATTGTCCGATTTGGCAAGCATCTATGGCTACCGTCGCCAGTCCATCATCGAAACAAATGGTTTATGTGAAATGTGGATCCAGCAAGAGTAGTTGCGACAAGCTTATCGCCTTTCTTGCACTGATGGTCGTTGCCTTGGAAGGTTAAACAATATGTGTTTAAGATCCATTTAGCATACGAAGTGCTCGACATCTGTCCATATACGAGAAAACATCTATCGCATGAATAATTAACCATTTTACCATGAACAATTGTTTACattctttatattgtttttattttttccaatcGGACGGAATTCTCTACAATTTTCTAATGTGATTTTCATCATGTACAGAATATCCAATTATCTGTCTgcaatgttaatttttaacataaatggttttaaaataCAAAACCTCCTATGTGTTACCGATTAAGTCTTCATGtcaaaaactattttttatgtcTATTGAACGGCTAAATGGTGTGTCTTTTTCTTCTCCTACAATGCAACTGTGTTTGGATCTTGTAAAAAGATGTGTTTGGTTTTTGATGATGTTTTATTTAGTTTGTAGTTTATGCAACTTTGTACATTGGAATGTGTTTATGTAATTGATTTCGACATATGGTTTGAATTACAATAAACTAGGTAGGACAAATTCCAGAAATATTATCGGGAGACTGAAAAATGACAGTATTGATGAATTGTAAGGGGATACTTGGTTTTGTAGTATTTAATATATAAGAATACtgaaacttaataaatatttgcaGGAGAGCAAATCGAATTATTTACATACTGTACTTCTAACAGCTTCTGAAGACTTACATGTGTATCGGTACCCCATTTTTACCCCATTTTGACAATTAATACTGTCATTCtcatattttttaaaatgttttatcagcattaaaagaaacaaataatcACCTTTTTCATTTAAAGAGTCACCTAGTACCGAAGTAAATTAAGTAGTTTAAAACTGACCTATCTAACAATATCTAAGAAGTAAAATAGCAAAACTTCTGTAATTAAAAGTATTTTCATAACACGTACAACGAACActtgatattttattgaaatgtacaGAGTTTGACATGATTTTTCAAATTATAATCACAGCTGATTGAGATTGTATTTATCTAACAATGTGGCGTCGTGTAAGATCGTCTTTATCTGAaaattgtttaaacttaaaaaacacaaaaagatgCAAAGTAAAATGCGTTAAACAATTTTCGAATACAAAAATGATACCGATATTTAGGAAATAAAGTCATCACTTATTGATGATATATGTAAATAGTTTTATAGATCTACATTGATCTTGTGTGTGCCTTGTTGTGACTTGAGTGCATTActcatatttgaataaaaatattgtgtttgcaaaaatgttattttatttcaatgataacAATTTTTATGTAGGGTTACTTAAGTTTAATTACAGAACAAGTATAAGTTTTacgagtagtagtagaagaagtagaagattAAGCACTAACATCAGCATCCGCATCAGTAGTGGCAGTATGAGTAGAATCCTTAGCATCAGCAGAGGGATACGTATTAGAAGAAGTAGCAGAGCCAGCAACAGCAGCTGCAGTATAAGTATTAGAAGTAGAAGATCCAACAACAtcagtagtagtattggtagtcgTTGTTgattttgtagtagtagtagcagtagtagtagcagcagcagcagtagtagtagtagtattagtagtagtagtagtggtagtagaaaaagtggtagtagtagtagtagtgaagtagtagtagacgaagtagtagtagtagtacaagtagctgtaatagtagtagtagtagtagtggttgttgttgttgttgtattagtagaagtagtagtagtagtagtagtagtagtagtagaagacgtagtagtagtagtagtagtagtagtagtagtagtagtagtagtagtagtagtagtagtagtagtggtagtagtagtagtagtagcagtagtagtagtagtagtagtagtaatagtagtagtagttttagtagtagtagtagtagtagtagtagtagtagcagtagtagtagtagtagtagtagtagtagtagtagtagtagtagtagtagtagtagtagcagttgtagtattagtagtagtagtagtagtagtagtagtagtagtagtagtagtagtagtagtagtagtagtagtagtagtagtagcagtagtagtagtagtagttgttgtagtagtagtagtagtagtagaattactAACAAAACATACGCGTCAGTTGCATTCCTGATTTCATATACAGGCAGAAAATGAAATTTTATCGAACGTGTTACGTCGGTAACATATACTTTTTAAGTGTCTAAATGTCCTAGCAATCGGAAAACTAATGGTTGTTGTGAGGAAATCAGTGAACACTGATTTTTCCACTAGTTAACAATAGTTCACATAATTTTGGCGTTCATCGACGGCGTTATATAAAGTCATTCaaactaaattaaacttaaatctTTTTTCAATGTGTGAATAATCATTGGATACAAGTGCATTTAATAGTTTCAAGTTGTTTATATCTTGTGATTAGTTGAGCTCCGAATAAGAtatatgaaaatccagtttaggataGTCTATACAAAAGAACTGGTTGTATGTTAGTTTATTAAACTATAAAATTCATGTTGtatttacataataaatacaatgaCATAAAAGTAGTGAATGTATTAAACTTATTTCACTCACATTACGTAAATCATCTCTACAGCTTACAGCCTGAAATATTACAAATAGAATACATGTAGCGGGATACGTTCCAAATCTACCGAATCCAGAAACAGATCAAACTATAATGGTTTTAacgggtgttgctgcagttttgctgattttttttcaacaaatagattttgttcaaaatttatattcaaatactacatacaaatgctaaatgaaaaatgaaaaaaaaacatagggtcacctgccttgttttgattttattcaccattatataacatgtactttttaattaaaacagataaatctctaattgcataaaaatgattaatGACCTataaaattggcaacatgtagatactatataagctaagatacatcatatactaTTTAATCAAACCACAAACTACCAAACAAtagagaacacaagttaaattttaagaaatttaattttttataatttttatgtcacacaaaaaaatgtcaattttttactattttaaccaaaaaatgaaatttaaaaaagttccTAAAACAActttctgcgaaactgctcaaatactTTCAACAacgtattgttatcataaaacaaaaataaaaaggtggtcaccgcacttttagcacaattttttttgtttaatatccctaccgtctatgtcaaatttcattaaattaagCAATTTGTCTAAACCCAAGTATCGGTACATAGAATgctagaaatatgcataaacctTATACATTGTTTATAATCTTTACTGGGATCTCAACACCTtaccaaaaaacaaaaataataatacaatattaagtCACAAACATAACACAATACGGTATCAtactcgaccttaatcatcaataacttacagggacttgtttacagatttCGGCATGCTTTGAAGTTAGTGATAAATGCTttgaattgataaatgtaaacaacagatctaaagagctccagtataaaacaagaattaaattaaagaaagaaaaaaaagtaaaataaagtaAGCCgaacctgggatcgaaccactgacctttgTTTTATGAACATACTCTGTAATATGTGATGATTGTCATAATAAAAGTAttgggttgtgataatagcaAATCCGtcttgctataaatatatcatcggttaaataaactgccgcaataaataaactgccgcaacaccccttaaagaTAGTTGTAATAAACCTCCAGAAGCATTAACATGAGAAAAGTCAGCAAGCACGCAGACACTTTTAAGCCTCACAACACAAAGGCAATCAAGTATCTAATCGGTACAATCTCAACATagatatatgcaatatattgCTCTTTAAGCTCATTAAGACGGACGCAACTGATGACTTGAAATCAGAGGACACATTTAGATTACCTTTTCCTGGTCATTGTTCTCTTCAATATGAAAGTAATTTCAGGATTATAAACAAGTTACATCTTTTACGGAGCATCTATGAAAATAAACAAGCACTCAACCAATTTATTCATTGACCGTTGTTCAATGATATGCAAGGATCACTTAGAAAGCATGGTTATTCTAAATAATGACGATTAACTTTACTCACATGAGAAAAAGCAGTGTGATTGTACGGAGAAGTGCGAAGGGTATTTGAAAGCAGTATCACTGGACGAAGAAGGGCGAAGGGTATTTAAAAGCAGTGTCACTGGACGAAGAAGGGCGAAGGGTATTTAAAATCAATGTCACTGGACGACGAAGGGAAAAGGGTATTTAATTGTCTGCAGGTCATTTAAATGAGACATGTAAAATGATGTCCTCAAAAATAATTATCGATGGCTTATTTTGCAGTGTTCCATTATTATCATCTTTAAATCATTATCTTGAGTTCTGGTTTCAATGTAATTGATTAATAACGGAAATCTCTTTCCATATGCCAATTAAACATTTTACCATTTAAAGTTGCAAAAGATGGTTTAGTAGTTCGTTAGTTTTCTTTTTATTGGTTTTGATAGATTGGTTAGCTTGGTGATGgattatgaaaaatgaaaatgaattcgAATGAACGCTTGATAATTGATACATTGTGCTTTTTTCTCTCGATCTTTTATAACGATTGTTTTGTCATTGACGTGACTAATACCCCACAGCGCTTTGTCGTAAACATGACAGCCATGCTTAATTGAAAAATAACAAGATCGCTGCGCTTTCAAATAGTCTCTTGCAGATCAACACTTCATAGTGATGAGTTATATTATGTTTGAGAAATGTGGAAGAGGTTCGATCAGGGGAACTTATCCGAAGAAACCGCCCGATGGACTAATGGTTATATAGGAGACCATATATCCCTGGCTTGTGTGGGTATAATAAAAGTTCAGCACAACACAGCTGTAAAGGCAAAACGTGATCAAAATAAAGAACTTGTTGATGAGGTTCGAATATCTGAATAAAATGATGGAATCACTACTAAAAGTGCAGTCTCAGAAGAAATTTTACAAACGTAGTTTGCCTGAATAACATTATTGCAACACGTAATACAATTGTCTCATGTCAGTAACTTTTAATGATAACACAATACCTCCGCACAAAGTATATCCCCACggttaaaagtaaaatattggACGGCCCATGCAGAGACGCGACGTAATGACGCTGGGCATTGTTGGATATTGCCAAAGTTCTAGAAACGGTCACCACAGTTTTGGATTAAATAGCGTGTGATTTTAAGAATGTATGTAGTATGTGGTTGTTTACAGTTTACGCTAAACAAGCTTTCAGTTTCCTTTTTTTCCAAAGATCAATTAACCGATCGTCGATTTTATCTGCATTATATTATCCGGGAAAAGACGATGCAAAACACAATTTTCGTTCTACATTCTAAAGGACGCTGTACTTATTTCAATACCTCATTCTGTCCGGTATGTAAGTACATTTGGTATATATTGAAAGTTTGGCAATGTGTTAACCTGATTATATCCTGTAATAACCAAAATTATtcatattttgacattttatgcatTTATGTTATTAGCTCTTGTCATTCTATATATTAATACTTTGAAGTGATATggatgtaatatatttaaacacaattctgactaaatttgaatgatgttcgttttttttttttcatttattgaacaAATTCCACGAGTGTGGTAGCATCCCTCGTAATTGTAAAACAATTTGCGCTATTTCAGTCGCAAAGTATAGCAGTTCCTCCAGTCCATTAGCTATTCTGATTATACGAGTGTATGCGTATATTTAAACAGAAAGATTGATGTGATacaatttgacttttttttttaacttttcggTAAATGTTTATGCGGGGCTTTCAAACATATTATTTACCTCATATTATTGCGATGCATACGTTAACTAGCTGGATTTGGATctacataaactattttataaaactaacaaaacacAAACACTTGTCCTCTACAAGCTGAATATCGAGGTTCATGTGATTTTTCAACGAATTTCGTTAGTTTTcttcgaaaaacaacaacacaaacataaATTCGAATTCGTTTAACAGGGTAAATGAGGTGTATGTGAATCACACAGTCGggatattaaatgattaatttgaGGCGTTGAATTTATACAATTTCCAATCCCGAAACGCGATCTTGAAACTTGACAAGTGCGAGCGCAAGCTTCAATGTGTTGAATAACCGAAGGTTTATGTACCTCATACAATGGGCGCCAATAATTATCAGTTGGAGGCATTGAATTTAAATTTTCCAAATCTGAACATGGTATTGACAAGTTCAATTGGCAGTTTCAAGTGTAGAATAACCGAAATCCCCATTATTATACATAAATTTCTCTCAGAAAATGAACCAAATGTTTGCGTAGGACTTTTCATTCTACAGATTGATTAATGTCTTATCAATTTAAATTAGGTATCGTAGcatgtttacatatataaaaacGGGAAGTTTTGGTACCAGGTATGATTCGATATTAAAATAGCTTATCCAGAACAAGGAATAACGATTGGAGCTGAAATGATTGGTTCGTTTGAttataattgaatatacagtgtTATAGATTTTGTTATGATTAACTGGAAGAAGCAAACCGATATACCTATTTGACATTCGTTTAAGAAGTGCAAAAGTAATTGAATAGTCGACGGCAAACTAAATAAATTTATAGCAGTCTATGtgttgttataataaaatatcgaTGTTAAGTAAGTAGTTGAATGAAAAACGAGAACATGGTAGTTTACAATATTTGTAAGTCGATGACGAACTAGTTCAACACGAAGTTTATTCCGACTTAAATATAGATTACAGAAAAAAATACTCTTTGCCTGCATATTTAAATAGCATAAAGCAGGGATcaagaaaaacatacatttacttaAGTTACCGAGCTGGTTTTAGAAAGACATATTCTTGTTCAAAGAAAGCTGACCTCGTCTAATCCTTGAAAAAATCATGTACa
This is a stretch of genomic DNA from Dreissena polymorpha isolate Duluth1 chromosome 7, UMN_Dpol_1.0, whole genome shotgun sequence. It encodes these proteins:
- the LOC127839628 gene encoding uncharacterized protein LOC127839628; its protein translation is MDNYLNELYDILPYVSKRSLSLEQSPLEMMRQKTNCDITKMQKFSAFVHNLVLSGISIEIIHKKKKLPTITLATEKAYWEQELKAFDAAVAVQNRTCINNFESLYLEDIKQINKTHGSLLATLESRYPDKLHVLLWLNGNQIKVSNTLASNFKCVEPTSGVACYATCFIYYKNDMSCDRMVAIRILKLGSKTTYHWMSNGTMQWYDSVKGLQYYRPSNCPIWQASMATVASPSSKQMVYVKCGSSKSSCDKLIAFLALMVVALEG